A DNA window from Altererythrobacter sp. B11 contains the following coding sequences:
- a CDS encoding DUF924 family protein: MAAPQRRWAAELLHFWFHRLGPADWFGGGPEVDAALRDRFARDLAMLSCRPAREFLADPQIALAAVLLFDQVPRNIYRDSALAFAFDPLAQAITRGALRRGWGARLGKQQHQFLAMPLMHSEDMADQRRCLRIFRTLGPRYGLPFARSHYAMIARFGRFPHRNPVLGRESSRAERRAVAAGNSW; encoded by the coding sequence TTGGCCGCCCCGCAACGCCGCTGGGCGGCCGAACTGCTCCACTTCTGGTTCCACCGCCTCGGCCCCGCCGACTGGTTCGGCGGTGGGCCGGAAGTGGATGCCGCCCTGCGCGATCGCTTCGCGCGCGATCTGGCGATGCTGTCCTGCCGCCCGGCGCGGGAGTTCCTGGCCGATCCGCAGATCGCGCTCGCCGCAGTCCTGCTGTTCGACCAGGTGCCGCGCAACATCTATCGCGACAGCGCGCTGGCCTTCGCCTTCGATCCGCTGGCGCAGGCGATCACGCGCGGCGCATTGCGGCGCGGCTGGGGCGCGCGACTGGGCAAGCAGCAGCACCAGTTCCTGGCCATGCCGCTGATGCACAGCGAGGATATGGCAGACCAGCGGCGCTGCCTGCGCATCTTCCGCACTCTGGGGCCGCGCTATGGCCTGCCCTTCGCGCGCAGCCATTACGCGATGATCGCGCGCTTCGGCCGCTTCCCCCACCGCAATCCGGTTCTGGGGCGCGAAAGCTCCCGCGCGGAACGGCGCGCGGTGGCGGCGGGCAACAGCTGGTAG